A DNA window from Trichomycterus rosablanca isolate fTriRos1 chromosome 11, fTriRos1.hap1, whole genome shotgun sequence contains the following coding sequences:
- the LOC134323548 gene encoding uncharacterized protein LOC134323548 yields MEIQRESSQTPENDGTDPITSLIHGIMEQIQDSPGSTNVPLSQKGDEKVGGIYSCTSITSEELNVVSSQLTDSVLDEIKATNVPLSQNVDEKVGGIDSCTSITSEELNVVSSQLTDSVLDEIKATNVPLSQNVDEKVGGIDSCTSITSEELNVVSSQLTDSVLDEIKATNVPLSQNVDEKVGGIDSCTSITSEELNVVSSQLTDSVLDEIKATNVPLSQNVDEKVGGIDSCTSITLEELNVVSSQLTDSVLDEIKATFGQKEENQKSTKTDRIPDIHSTCEKIMVQPRVNIRIPISFKITVKKLPAKEPTCTAEKIKKKKDQILGFFRRSWKTMKRIFTRRSNRVSPA; encoded by the exons atggaaaTCCAGAGAGAATCCTCACAGACGCCTGAGAACGACGGCACGGACCCCATCACCAGCCTCATCCACGGAATCATGGAGCAGATCCAGGACTCACCGGGAAGCACCAACGTCCCCCTGTCCCAAAAAGGGGACGAGAAGGTCGGGGGCATTTATTCCTGCACCAGCATCACATCAGAGGAGCTTAATGTGGTCTCCTCTCAGCTGACTGACTCTGTCCTGGACGAGATCAAGGCCACCAACGTCCCCCTGTCCCAAAATGTGGACGAGAAGGTTGGGGGCATTGACTCCTGCACCAGCATCACATCGGAGGAGCTTAATGTGGTCTCCTCTCAGCTGACTGACTCTGTCCTGGACGAGATCAAGGCCACCAACGTCCCCCTGTCCCAAAATGTGGACGAGAAGGTTGGGGGCATTGACTCCTGCACCAGCATCACATCGGAGGAGCTTAATGTGGTCTCCTCTCAGCTGACTGACTCTGTCCTGGACGAGATCAAGGCCACCAACGTCCCCCTGTCCCAAAATGTGGACGAGAAGGTTGGGGGCATTGACTCCTGCACCAGCATCACATCGGAGGAGCTTAATGTGGTCTCCTCTCAGCTGACTGACTCTGTCCTGGACGAGATCAAGGCCACCAACGTCCCCCTGTCCCAAAATGTGGACGAGAAGGTTGGGGGCATTGACTCCTGCACAAGCATTACATTGGAGGAGCTTAATGTGGTCTCCTCTCAGCTGACCGACTCCGTCCTGGACGAGATCAAGGCCACTTTTGGTCAAAAGGAGGAGAATCAGAAATCCACCAAGACTGATCGGATACCAGACATCCATTCAACCTGTGAGAAGATCATGGTTCAGCCACGCGTGAATATCAGGATCCCGATCAGCTTCAAAATCACTGTAAAGAAGCTACCTGCTAAAGAACCAACCT GCACCGCAGAAAAGATCAAGAAGAAGAAGGACCAGATCCTGGGATTCTTCAGGAGATCCTGGAAGACCATGAAGAGGATCTTCACCAGGAGATCGAACCGAGTTTCTCCTGCCTAA